A window of Castanea sativa cultivar Marrone di Chiusa Pesio chromosome 8, ASM4071231v1 genomic DNA:
AGCAAAGAATGATGATTTTGTGTTCCAGCAGCTTACTTAGGCAAGATGAATGACCTTaggttaacaaaaataatataaaaaaatagtgacAAAGACTCCAAGAATGAAAGAGGAGTCAATAGCAGATGTTTAGAAATATGAGTACCACATAAGCAATACataaatatcaaagaaaaagtatttaaatCCTTCAAACCTTTTATACACTCCAGCTTTGGCTGCCTTTGGATATTTGAAAGTGCAGTTTTGAAATTCTCAAGTGATAGGTATCCAGATCCCAATTCCATATAAGAAACAGCACGAAATCTAGTGTCATGGTCTATCAACAGTAAGTTCAGCAGAGGATGAAAGAAGCTCATAATTTTAACTTATTAGTACAGAGATTCTACGTTTCTGGATGAATGAACTTACAGAAACCTCAGTAAGTGGTTGACAGTAGCATCAGAATCCATAtatgtaataataatttgtttgaaTTTCTCATCTGCTAGCATGTTCTGTAAAATGTCAAGGATTTCTTAACCagatatgagaaaataaatctttcattattcaagggaaaaaagaaaaaaagaaaaggtttgtCTTAGCCTCTTTGGCAAGATATAAACAACTGATCTCTCTGAAGTTATCAAAATTTAGTTAAACTGATAATCACCCAAATTTAATGGCCAATATGGTTAGAAGGAACTTAACCTTCCATAACTGACTCATTTCCATTTGTCAAAAGctcattaacttttttttgataggtgtCAAAAGCTCATTAACttatttaagtttaaaaaatatatgcttATTTGGACACagcacatttatttattttcacatgGGTGTTCCTCATATAGACAAGTTCTTCTGAAATATATTACCATGCTAAAGGTATACGTGTAAGGAAGAGCAGGCCAGTGTGGGGAGCACAACCTTCTTTTAAAATGCCCATATTGCTATTTCATTAAAAGGATACTTGAAGCTTAGCATTAAATTCAACAGCATAGTCATGAGAAATGGTTGAGTCTACTGGCAATGATAAAATGTGCTCCAACAATCTGCATAGTTAGAACAGAGGAAAATCAAGACAAAAGAAattgttaaatttataattcGTCCTATCTGGGCAGAAGCCATGGTGAGATCTCTGACACAGACAATAAACACACTTACCTCTGTAAATCTTCCTTGGAGGGAGGAAGAAACAGCAGCTTTCTATGTGAAAAGCGAGATCTCACTCTTTTTTCCAAAAGCTGATCAGCATCCTGCATAGATTATAGCCCAAGTTCCCAAAATTCTTTCACAATGTACAAGCAACTAAAACCATGTTTCCACAACTGCAGTCTGTATATAACATTTATATGCAGTTTTCATATGACCACAATGGGCAAAACttccaaatttattttaaaactaatcCAATCGAGTCCAAAGACAAGAAAGGTTCTTATTCctttctaattaaaaatttatttaaaaaaaatcatcatgcACATGAATCTGAAGATAATAAACAAGACAGATGAAAGAAACTTCAGAGCACCATACCAGTCGGCAACTCACACCAATGACAACAGCTTGTGATGTTACTGATTGCATTGCATCTAGCAAACTGTAAAGTACTCGTTGTTTTCCCTGCCggggaccaaaaaaaaaaaaaaaaaagaaagcagaaATATCATAATCAGAAAATTTAAATGGATCAAACAAAATTGTACGTTTCAAAATGGGCCCTTTTCTTCTTAATACAGGGAAGATTTTACGTGGCCTATCATCAAATTCAATCAAAGCAAATAATGAATTGGCACAGAATGGCAGTGTCTTACCTGAGCAAAAAGGTCAAACTCATCCAGCACAAAAATAATGGTTTTATGCGCTAATCCACACTCCCTAACAAACCAGAAatcacaaaattaattaaactttaGTTTAGACCATTGAACAAGAGTTGCATCAAGCAAACTTTATACTCACCTTAACATGGCTATCATGAACTGGGAGTTGTCGTCAAATGATGCCTGAAAGAACCACATCAAGATCAACAAGTCAGAAGTATTTAGTTGTAAATTATCACTAACCTCAATTAGATTAAACATCTTACCATTTTTGAGAACAATAATTGATGCTCTGCACATAACTGTCTAGAAATTTCCTGCAAGACCAACGAGGATGTCAGAGAAACTTCATAACCTCTGAATGGAAATTATTTCATGGAAGTAACTACTCAGAAAACAATGACATGCATCTATTCTAATCTTTAAATGTACACATATTTCGTAATTTTGCTTTGCTTATAAGTGTGCATATCAAAACAATGGGTTCTCTTCTCCATTGCTTGTATGCATTAAGCATTCGATGAATGTTAGTCTCTAGTCATTACTAAAATGATCCCAATAAGATTGATCTAATTTgtcaccaaaagaaaaaaatcaaattcaaaattttggaagtATCTTACACCTAAAACTCtgcacaccttttttttttttggcttgagcAATTCCATACAATTTCATTAAATCACCTTAGCATCTACCACAATGCCACATTgcttattcaaaatttataatatcaatGTACATTGTACTGTCTTCACAAGGTTGATGATCTTCTTCATAAATGCACCATCAACAAGAATTTAACCTATAAGATATGGATCTGTAGTGCACTATTGTTGGAACTTCAACAGAATGCCATGTGTAAATGCATATTCAACTTAAGTTGAACTCGTGCAGAACCTTTCTCTTTTGTTTCAGCATACAATTGGAATCTTTATCTTTCATAATTCCATACTAACTTCTTGATAGTaaccataattttattttatttttgataagtacctCTCAACCTTAGGATATCTAAGTAGCATCCACTATCTTTCCTTATTATGGTCAGAAATTAATAACATGGGTAACTCGGCTTCATTTAAGCAGCAATATGATTGCATTGCAAATCTTATTAGTTTCAGAGATTCTTGTATTTGTATAAATAAGTCTACAATTTCAAGTTCAGTCAAAATCAAGtaccttaaaaaataatatcgaACAAACCTCAACCagcatttttaaaatgttgatattgtgaatttttaataaaatatcaatatttGATTAGGAAATTTCACAGAAAACAATGTTATTCAAACGAAGTGTGCAGAACATCTACTAGAGGCAAAGAGATTAATAGATATCAAACCTTGAAAGCGCAGTTGTCATCACTGTGCAACAGCCCACTCAACTTGATCTGCAACAAAAATATCCGTTACAAAGtaagttgtgaaaatttgtttccttattctttattttttcctttcttgttttCGGGGAGGGGGTTATTTGGAACCCTAGCATGCATGAACTAGTATCCACGATACTAAAATATAGAGACATTTACTTTGATGgccaaaataattaaaaggagaaaagaaacaaggatGGTGCATTGCATCTTCAATGGGgtcacttaaaaaaattagagccATACAAAATTAATGGCATGCTATCAATGTTATTGTTTCATAACATACCACCAAAATTAGTTCTAACTCGCAAGTACATTGGTGGATACCATATTATAACTGTCCTAATAAGAGACGGTGGGATCTACAAACAACATTCACTATGAAACAAACAATGTAATTCCATTTGCAATGGGATGCCAACATGCACCTCGAATTCCATTTTGAAATCCTCAAACATCTTTAAGCTTTCTACAGTTTCCCTCATCAACGAAGCATGATTATTACTCTTTAATATCAGGCCTAGACACCAATTGGTTTCTTTTTAGCGTAGGCAGGATTTAAACTCAGGTCTAGTTCATTTCAGGTATACATTTTTGAAAGTAAAGATAGTTCATTTCAAATTGACAT
This region includes:
- the LOC142608034 gene encoding origin of replication complex subunit 4, whose translation is MGRENTVEEALNLLRSRLCNPSFVFKPLSDSPDSNYSKLKFIISSSVTEACNNSILLLGPRGSGKIAVLELVLKDLLVEFPDLISVIKLSGLLHSDDNCAFKEISRQLCAEHQLLFSKMASFDDNSQFMIAMLRECGLAHKTIIFVLDEFDLFAQGKQRVLYSLLDAMQSVTSQAVVIGVSCRLDADQLLEKRVRSRFSHRKLLFLPPSKEDLQRLLEHILSLPVDSTISHDYAVEFNAKLQNMLADEKFKQIIITYMDSDATVNHLLRFLFRAVSYMELGSGYLSLENFKTALSNIQRQPKLECIKDCSILELHILVCMKRLEVKEQNSYNFNSVMKEYKSIRASFQISEYYAWSICLRAFEHLLQRELICFTDNRGQNQSVEFRPVKLLISSHELQQGLKSYRSCPAILFKLMDREV